The following proteins are co-located in the Pelecanus crispus isolate bPelCri1 chromosome 5, bPelCri1.pri, whole genome shotgun sequence genome:
- the ZSWIM2 gene encoding LOW QUALITY PROTEIN: E3 ubiquitin-protein ligase ZSWIM2 (The sequence of the model RefSeq protein was modified relative to this genomic sequence to represent the inferred CDS: inserted 5 bases in 4 codons; deleted 4 bases in 2 codons; substituted 1 base at 1 genomic stop codon), translating to MRRRRVGGSAELRRQQDRAPSSAVREPGPTASLLREEGRNGGRVLLAAPQACAASLAGTGLCPHLCRWILLKRYRLPRDHEYAFKXGLLEREIEDVLQRLHQEQTQNPEETLFSQTLHQENDRCIDQKEIDEEDVCPICQELLKKMLTITYCMTRCTPRNIVKSLPIILISKHCNFLGPGIQCRICLKSFQLGQHVRLLPCNHKVRGKKFHRQWIDSCLLQQRNTXPIDEYVLYNPLTWKDTPAKHGNYPTGSHANVSKLAKQVEPEICVSGNGFFXQISSEHAPESSQTSLKKNLSNKDAPKSQKDLFKIFSNLHLQESDQNSSRSLSHLSRHNKDCSLSSFKTAFSGKSSTIRKDDIHNALRSQHQFDCGNINKXSFKKKMAVNSTILRYPSESNLEIHLCTASHSSKKDNKGVGNASHQQRLLTXPAPKRNNLNFKTTKIDLLLEGIPLHSTS from the exons atgcggcggcggcgggtgggCGGCAGCGCCGAGCTGAGGCGGCAGCAGGACCGGGCGCCGAGCAGCGCCGTGCGGGAGCCGGGGCCCACCGCCTCCCTGCTGCGGGAGGAGGGCCGGAACGGGGGGAGG gtgctgctggcagcgccGCAGGCCTGCGCCGCCTCCCTGGCGGGGACGGGCCTCTGCCCGCACCTCTGCCGCT GGATACTGCTGAAAAGGTATAGATTACCAAGAGATCATGAAT ATGCTTTTAAGTAGGGTcttctggaaagagaaattgAGGATGTCCTTCAGCGATTGCATcaagaacaaacacaaaacccagaagaaacTCTCTTCTCACAAACGTTACACCAGGAGAATGATAGATGCATTGATCAGAAAGAAATTGATGAAGAGGATGTTTGTCCCATTTGTCAGgagttattaaagaaaatgcttaCCATCACTTACTGCAT gaCTCGTTGTACCCCAAGGAACATTGTAAAATCTTTGCCCATCATTTTAATTAGTAAACATTGTAATTTCCTTGGCCCAGGTATTCAGTGCAGAATTTGTTTGAAGAGCTTTCAACTTGGCCAGCATGTAAGATTGCTACCATGTAACCACAAGGTAAGAGGGAAAAA GTTTCATAGGCAATGGATTGACAGTTGCCTactgcagcaaagaaacac TCCTATTGATGAGTATGTTCTATACAATCCTCTGACTTGGAAGGATACACCAGCCAAACATGGAAACTACCCAACAGGTTCTCATGCAAATGTTAGCAAACTTGCAAAGCAAGTGGAACCAGAAATTTGTGTATCTGGAAATGGATTCT CTCAAATATCATCTGAACATGCACCAGAAAGTTCTCAaactagcttaaaaaaa aacctttccaaCAAAGATGCGCCAAAGTCccaaaaggattta tttaagatttttagcAACCTCCATTTACAAGAATCTGATCAGAACAGCAGTAGAAGTCTAAGTCATTTGTCCAGGCATAATAAGGATTGCTCTCTAAGctcttttaaaacagcattttctgggAAGTCTAGCACCATTAGAAAGGATGACATTCATAATGCTTTGAGAAGCCAGCATCAGTTTGACTGTGGCAATATAAaca gtagttttaaaaaaaagatggctGTCAATTCCACAATTCTAAGATATCCCAGTGAGTCGAATTTGGAGATCCATTTGTGCACAGCAAGCCATTCCTCAAAAAAGGACAATAAGGGTGTGGGAAATGCCAGCCATCAACAGAGGCTCCTAA AACCAGCACCTAAACGTAATAATCTGaactttaaaacaacaaaaatagatttattaTTGGAAGGAATTCCACTGCATTCCACCTCATGA